GCTCAAAAAATACGGCTGAATGGGATGAAAGCTTCGCTTTCCTCTCCATCAGCCGTATTTTTTGAGCTAGGGGAATTTCCCGAACGCGTGTTCTTTTGCCCTGTTCACCCGTTTTTCTTTTTGAACGCGAGCGTTCAAAAAGAAAATGGTGGCAACTCGCAGAAGAGAAAGACTTTCTTATCGCATTCTCACCCAAGTTTGAATTTCATTCACGCGAAGCGTGGAGGGAATTCAAACTCGATGAGGATACGTAAGGGAATCATTCCCTTACGCGGGGTCCGGGGCTGGCCCCGGTTTTCTCCCCTCCACCCATCCAAATTGTTCGACATAGAGACAGAGGGGTGAGAATAATTTATAAGAAAAGGAAGGAGGAAAGCTTATGCTTGAGAGATGCTTAGAGTTGCTTCGAAGTGGGACAATGGGAGTGCTGGCGACGAGTGACGGTGAGCAGCCGCATACGTCGCTCATGGGTTTCATTGCTGACGAGGACGGCCGACGGCTGTGGATGGTCAGCAGCAAGGATTCTCAGAAGTGGCTCAACATAGCGCAACGGCCAAGGGTAAGCTTCCTTGTGGACACGCGCGAGGAATGCCGTACCCGCGAGCGCTCAGGGCTAGAGGCGCTGACCGTTGAAGGGCACGTCACGCTCGTCGATGTCAGCAGCGATGAGGGACAAAGCGCAAAAGCTCGGCTCCTCAAACTCAACCCGTATCTCGAAGAATTTTTCAGCGAACCCGACTGCGTCCTCTTCTACCTCAAAATCCACACACTGCTCCTCCTCACTGGTATTAACACCCCATTTCACTTCGAATTTCAAAGCTAGAGGAGAAGCGCGGGGTGGGTGAGAATTACGAGACTCTGTCTCGTACTCTGCAAGGGGCGCAGTTTTATTGGGGCGCTGCCCCAAACCCTGCAAGGGGCGCTAGGGTGGGCGGGGACTCTGTCCCCGCACCTCTGCAAGGGGCGCTGCCCCTTGACCCCGCCCAAGGACGAGGCCCTTGGGAATCCCGATATCGCTCAAAAAATACGGCTGAATGGGATGAAAGCTTCGCTTTCCTCTCCATCAGCCGTATTTTTTGAGCTAGGGGAATTTCCCGAACGCGTGTTCTTCTGCCTTTTTCTGCCGCACTTATTCTCTTTGAACGCCAAAAGGCGTTCAAAGAGAATGGTGGCAACTCGCAGAAGAGAAAGACTTTCTTATCGCATTCTCACCCAAGTTTAAATTTCATTCACGCGAAGCGTGAAGGGAATTCAAACTCGATGAGGATACGTAAGGGAATCATTCCCTTACGCGGGGGTTTGGGGGCTGGCCCCCAACTTCCCCACCCACCCATCCAGCACTAACGTGCTGGGGCTGGCCCCGGTTCTCTCCCCTCCCGCCCATCCAGCACTACCGTGCTGGAGCAGGCCCCCAATCTTCTCCCACCACCTCACTATGCCCATCGCTCGACGGGCAAATCCTGATACGCGGCGAGGGCAAGCTTAAGACGCTCATGAGACACGGCGGCAGTGCCGATTTCGCCAACGACAATACCGGCGGCATAGTTGGCGAGGGCACAGGCAGTGAGGAGTTCCATACCTGAAGCGAGGGCGAGACCGAGGGTCGCAATGACGGTGTCACCGGCACCAGTCACATCAAAAACTTTCTTTGCAGCGGTGGGAATGCGCCGCACGCAATCCTGCCCCTCGAAAAGGGCCATACCGCCAGCACCGAGGGTAATGAGAAGATTCTTGTTGCTGAGCCGCTCAAAAATCGTGCGCCCAGCGCGGAGAATATCAGCCTGCGCAGTGGTAGCGGGAAAACCAGCACCTTCGCCAGCTTCCTTGGTGTTTGGTGTGAGAATGTCCACATTCCGATAGAGATGAAAATTCCGCACCTTGGGATCAACGAGAACCTTTGGCCGCTGATCGAGGGCGCTCAAACACCGCTCAAGCTCTGCCATAAAATGCTCTGTGATAAGGCCCTTGCCGTAGTCAGAGAGAATAATGACGGGCGAAGAGTCGGCCTCGACACGAAGAAACTCCATAACCTGAGAAAGGATTGCGGAAGAAATTTCATCGGGATTCTCCCAGTCGACACGAACAACCTGCTGATTCTGAGCA
Above is a genomic segment from Desulfobaculum bizertense DSM 18034 containing:
- a CDS encoding pyridoxamine 5'-phosphate oxidase family protein — translated: MLERCLELLRSGTMGVLATSDGEQPHTSLMGFIADEDGRRLWMVSSKDSQKWLNIAQRPRVSFLVDTREECRTRERSGLEALTVEGHVTLVDVSSDEGQSAKARLLKLNPYLEEFFSEPDCVLFYLKIHTLLLLTGINTPFHFEFQS
- the rfaE1 gene encoding D-glycero-beta-D-manno-heptose-7-phosphate kinase, with product MNTCSTLYANDLVHALDKMIGKKVLIVGDLVLDHYVVGGVDRISPEAPVPVVAVDSERLVLGGAGNVARNIKTLGGEPVIISVCGNDQDGHTLQNLLASDGIESHLICDSSRPTTKKTRIIAQNQQVVRVDWENPDEISSAILSQVMEFLRVEADSSPVIILSDYGKGLITEHFMAELERCLSALDQRPKVLVDPKVRNFHLYRNVDILTPNTKEAGEGAGFPATTAQADILRAGRTIFERLSNKNLLITLGAGGMALFEGQDCVRRIPTAAKKVFDVTGAGDTVIATLGLALASGMELLTACALANYAAGIVVGEIGTAAVSHERLKLALAAYQDLPVERWA